One Alligator mississippiensis isolate rAllMis1 chromosome 1, rAllMis1, whole genome shotgun sequence genomic window carries:
- the VGLL2 gene encoding transcription cofactor vestigial-like protein 2 — translation MSCLDVMYQVYGPPQPYFAAAYSPYHQKLAFYSKMQEAPESTSSASTSSASSSFSSHAPPASIKEEDASPEKEQPPEAEYINSRCVLFTYFQGDISAVVDEHFSRALSQPSSYSPSSTKASRSSSSWRDGSFPMSQRSFPPSFWNSAYQASASLSSSLGSPLATAHSELPFTSADPYAPTALHGHLHQGSTEPWHPAHHHHHHHHHPYLGTQGSAYPRPAAVHDVYGPHFDPRYSSLLVPTASVRPPRLTPAPGSPQCELGKGEPAAPTAWTTPAPFPSPTGDMAQSISLNVDTACRYAFCGGSLLS, via the exons ATGAGCTGTCTGGATGTGATGTACCAAGTCTATGGTCCTCCCCAGCCCTACTTTGCAGCCGCCTACAGCCCCTACCACCAG AAACTCGCCTTTTACTCCAAGATGCAGGAAGCCCCAGAgagcaccagcagtgccagcaccagcagtgccagcagctccttctccagccatgcccccccagccagcaTCAAGGAGGAAGATGCCAGCCCTGAGAAGGAGCAGCCGCCAGAGGCTGAGTACATCAACTCCCGCTGCGTGCTCTTCACCTACTTCCAAGGGGACATCAGTGCTGTGGTGGACGAGCACTTCAGCCGAGCCCTGAGCCAGCCCAGCAGCTACTCACCCAGCAGCACCAAGGCCTCCAGGAGCTCCAGTTCATGGCGGG ATGGCTCCTTCCCGATGAGCCAGCGCAGCTTCCCACCCTCCTTCTGGAACAGCGCCTACCAGGCATCCGCCTCActgagcagcagcctgggcagtCCCCTGGCCACTGCACACAGTGAGCTGCCCTTCACTTCAGCCGACCCCTAcgcacccactgccctgcacggccacctgcaccagggcagcactgagccatgGCACCCagcgcaccaccaccaccaccaccaccaccacccttacCTGGGCACACAGGGCTCTGCTTACCCACGCCCTGCCGCAGTCCATGACGTCTATGGCCCCCACTTTGACCCCCGCTACAGCTCCTTGCTGGTGCCCACTGCCTCTGTACGCCCTCCCCGGCTCACGCCAGCCCCTGGAAGCCCCCAGTGCGAGCTGGGCAAGGGTGAGCCTGCTGCCCCGACGGCCTGGACCACGCCTgcacccttccccagccccacggGGGATATGGCCCAGAGCATCAGCCTCAATGTGGACACAG CTTGCCGTTACGCCTTCTGTGGTGGATCCCTCCTGAGCTGA